The Aulosira sp. FACHB-615 genome contains the following window.
TTTAGTGCATTTGTCCAAGCATTTCGTGATTTAATGGGGCAATTATTGACTGAAAGTGATGTACAGATTCAGCAATGGAGAAATCAAATATTAGAGGCTGTTGGGGAAAATGGACAGGTAATTATTGAAGTTATTCCCGAATTAGAAAAAATTATTGGACAACAACCACCAGCCCCAGAACTATCAGGAACAGCCGCCGAAAATCGCTTTAACTTATTATTTCAAAAATTCACCCAAGTTTTTACTACTAAAGAACATCCCTTAGTAATATTCCTTGATGATTTGCAATGGGCTGATTCTGCATCATTAAAATTAATGCAGCTATTAATGACAGATACTGGTCATCTTTTCATCATTGGTGCATATCGTGATAACGAAGTTTACCCAGCACATCCATTAATGCTGACCTTGAGTGAAATTCAGAAAACACAGGCAACAATTAACACAATTACCTTAGCAACCTTAAGTAAAGTTGAAGTCAATAAATTAGTTGCTGACACACTTAAATGTCCAGAAGAATTGGTATGGAATTTTTCTGAATTAATCTATCGAAAAACTCAAGGTAATCCATTTTTTGTTACCCAGTTTTTGAAAGCATTACATCAAGATGGACTGGTTAAATTTGATTTTGGATTAGGCTGTTGGCAATGTGATATAGCTGAAGTCAAGGCGCAATCAGTTACAGATGATGTTGTGGCTTTTATGAGTCTGCAATTGCAAAAACTACCGCCATCAACACAAAATATATTGCAGTTAGCGGCTTGTATTGGTAATCAATTTGATTTAGCAACTTTAGCCATTGTTTCATCACAATCGGAAATTGAAACAGCAGCTTGTTTATGGAAAGCATTACAAGAAGGATTAATCTTACCAATTGGTGATGTTTATAAGTTTTATGTCGGGCAAGAAACTCAAGCATCTACTCCAGAAAATCAACAAAACGTTAATTACAAATTTCTACATGACCGAGTGCAACAAGCCGCTTATTCTCTGATTCCTGATGACCAAAAACAAACAACTCATCTACAAATTGGACGCTTACTTCAACAACGATTGTTAGAGAATGAGCAAGAAGAAAGAATCTTTGATATTGTTGGGCATTTAAATCAAGGGCTGGGATTGATCACTCAAGCAAACGATCGCCAAACCCTAGCCCAATTAAACTTTCAAGCTGGGGTAAAAGCTCAAACCGCTACTGCTTATACCGCCGCTACCGAGTATTTCCAAATTGCGATCGCCCTTTTAGAGTCCGACTGCTGGCAAACACAATATGAATTAGCCCTAAATTTGTATGTAGCAGCTGCCGAAGCCAGTTATTTAAATGGTGATTTTGAGAGCATGGAACAACAGGCTGCACTAGTATTGCAGCAGGCAAAAACGATTTTTGACAAAGTGAAGATTTTTGAAATTCAAATCGCAGCCCAAACAGCTCGCAGCCAGATGTTAGAAGCGATCGCCATCGCCAGAGATGCACTAGCAGAATTTGGCATAGATTTACCCACACAAGCAGACGAAGCAAAGATTAGCCAAGCCTTACAAGACTTGCAAGGCCAACTCAACGGCAGAGAAATCGAGTCACTCATCGACTTACCCATGATGAGTGAACCCAAAGCGATCGCAGCAATGCAATTGTTGAAAATTTTGTTTGCACCCATATTGGTTGGTAATCCGAGTTTACTACCCCTGTTGAGTGCAACAATGGTACGCTTATCGCTGCAATTTGGTAATCATCCCGCCTCAACCATAGGATATGTAATTTATGGCATGGTATTATGTGCTTTTTTTAATGAGGTGGAAGTTGGCTACAAGTTTGGTTATTTAGCTATCTCGTTACATGAAAAGTTCAATAATCAGGCTATGAAATGCCTTGTCGCCGGCATTTTTGGAGGTTTTATCCAACATCGCCAACAATCACTTTTAACAACGCTATTGACGATGAAAGAAGCCTATACAGGTTGTATGGAAACTGGGAATTTTCTCTACGCTGGCTATAATATGCAAGGTCATGCCCATATCTCATTGTTCGCTAATGTTAACTTAGATACTTTGTCTGCCGAATTACCTCCTTACAGCCTTTTTTTGACCCAAGTGAAACAGGATGCGGCTTGTATTCTAGTAAACTCAGTGCATCAAGTAGTGGAGAATTTGCAAGAAACAGTCAGCCAACCTGATAACTTGATTGGCACTTTTTACAATGAAACACTAATGTGGCCGAAGCATCAGCAGGACAACGATCTCGTGCCTATCGCTTTTGGCTATGTCTACAAACTGATGCTTGCCTACTTGTTTAGCAATTATCAGAATGCCCTTGACTATATTCACCAAATCCAGCCCTATTTTATGGCAGCAGCCGGATCTGTGCATACTGGCATTTTCCACTTTTATGCTGCCCTCACACATCTAGCACTTTTACCCAGTCAGTCGCCAACCGAGTCAGCAGACATTCTGCTTCAGATGCAAAGCCATCAAAATATTCTGCATCAATGGGCGCAACAAGCAACCATGAATCACTTGCATAAATGGTATCTAGTGGAGGCTGAACGTCATCGGGTTTTGGGTGAAAAAATCGCTGCAACTGAATTTTATGACAAGGCAATTTCTGGGGCGAAAGCTAACGAATATATCCAAGAAGAAGCACTAGCTAACGAACTCGCCGCCAAATTTTATCTTGATTGGGACAAACAGCGTATAGCTCAAGAATATATGATTGAAGCTTACTATTGTTATGCCCGTTGGGGTGCAAAAGCCAAAGTCGCGGACTTAGAAAAACGTTATCCCCAATTGTTTGCACCCATATTACAGCAAAGCCGTTCGCCTCTTTCAACTAAAGAAACTATCTTCGCCTTGGGGACTGTGACATCTACTAGTTCGGGTACATCCAGCAGCAGTGTCTCCGATACTCTCGATTTAAAAGCAATTCTCAAAGCATCTCAGACGATCTCTGGTGAAATTGAACTGGACAAACTACTTGCATCATTACTTTCCATCATCATCGAAAATGCTGGGGCTGATAAATGCCTGTTGATGCTGTTGCAAGACAATCATCTGCTAATTCAAGGGGCAATTACCCAAGGAACAAAACCCATTGTGTTGCAAAGTCTTGCCATTGAAGACAGACAAGATATTCCCCACAAGCTGATTTATAAAGTCAAGCACAGTCAACAAACTGTTGTTTTATTGGATGCAACCGCAGATATCGCCTTTGCCAATGACCCCTATATTATCCGTCAACAGCCTCAAAGTATTTTGTGTAGCCCGATTTTGCATCAAGGTAAATTACTGGGGATTTTATATCTAGAAAATAATTTCCTAAAGGGAGCGTTCACGAGCGATCGCATCGAACTCCTGAATTTACTTTGCGCTCAAGCTGCCATTTCTCTAGAAAATGCCCAACTTTATCAACATTCTCAGGAATCAAAACAACAGCTAGAGCGATCGCTGGATGAGTTAAATTCTGCACAGATTCGCTTGCAAGCATCAGGACAACGCCTCCAGTTATTGGTACAACAAACTCCACTGGCAGTCATAGAGTGGGATACTAATTTCTGTGTTACTGACTGGAATCCAGCCGCAGAAAAAATATTTGGTTATAGCAAACAGGAAGTTTTGGGTAGTTCAGTCCAATTGATTATTCCTCCCCCGATTCAAACACAAATCAATCAGGTTACCACCGATCTTTTATTGCAGCAAGGTGGCAATTACTGTATCAATGAAAATATTACCAAGGATGGTAAAACTATTATTTGTGCTTGGTATAACAATCCGCTTGTCAATGCAGACGGTGAGTTAATTGGAGTTGCTTCCCTAGCAGATGATATTACTGAGCGCAAACTTGCCGAAGTCCAAATTCAACAAAAAGCACAAGAGCTACAAAAAGCATTACAAGATTTACAACAAGCCCAATTACAAATTATTCAAAGTGAAAAAATGTCCGCCTTGGGTAACTTAGTTGCTGGTGTCGCTCACGAAATGAATAATCCTTTAGGATTTATTGCTGCCAGTCTCAAACAAGCTAAACCCACCTTTGCCGATATTATCGAACATTTAAAAATTTATCAAGCAACTTTACCTGATAAAACTGAAGAAATCCTCGACCACGAGTCAGAAATTGACTTGGAATATACCATAGAAGACTTGCCTAAAATGCTGGATTCTATGACAATGGCTTGCGACAGATTAAAAAATATCAGCACTTCTCTACGCACTTTCTCCCGTGCTGATAGAGAATACAAAGTGCCATTTAATCTTCACGAAGGTATTGATAGTACAATTTTGATTCTCAAACATCGTCTCAAAGCTAACGAACAACGTCCAGCAATTGAAGTAATAACTAATTACGGTAATCTACCCCAAGTTGAATGTTTCCCTGGGCAATTAAATCAGGTATTCATGAATATTTTGGCTAATGCCATTGACGCATTAGAGGAATGGAGTCACGGCCGTAATTTTGAGGAAATTCAGGCTGACCCTAACTCCATTATAATTACCACATCAATAGTAGATAAATTTGTGAAAATCTCCATTACTGATAATGGTAAAGGCATGAGCGAAGAGGTAAAACGCAAAATCTTTGACCATTTATTTACAACAAAAGCTGTAGGTAAAGGTACAGGTTTAGGCTTGGCTATAGCTAAACAAATTGTCGAAGAAACCCACAGTGGTAAGTTGATTTGTAATTCTGTTGTGGGTGAAGGTACTGAGTTTGTGATGGAAATTCCAGTATTTTGAAATTTCTGAGCGTATCTGGGAATACTAACTACTGAGGTGTTGACAATAGTTTTACCTTATACCAATTCGCAATTCGCAATGACGCTCGCAGGCTCGCTAACGCAATTAAGAAATCTAGCTCCAGTAAGACTTTCCTGATTTCTATCTGTCGCATTCTTTTCTTAAATTGGTATTACTTGATTCAATAATACTTTTAAAAAATTCCCTCAGATACATTTTCATGAATGACGCAGATTATCAACAACGTTTAGCTGTAGCTAAAGCAGTTAAGCAATTTCGACAAAGACGAATCAACCGTCGTGAGTTCCTAAAATTTTTAGGATTGGCTGGCTTTGGTTTTAGTAGCGCCCGTTTTTTGAGTGGTTGCAGTCAGCCTTTACAAAAGCGATCGCCTCAAATTACTCCATCAGCACTAGCCGATCTGCCGATCCGCAATCCTGATACTGGCAAAGTGATCGGCGTATTGCGTAGTCAATATAGCGCGGCTATTTTGCAACAGTTGATACTGCAAAACAACCAACTAGCTGGAGATTTCTCTTTTCCTATTTTGCTCGATGAAAACCATCTTCGCTTGGCACAAGCTGACCACGTAGATCAAGAAGCACCGACAAAACACCTGTTTCATCCGCTTGTTCCCTTAACTTCTAATCGCCTGGCTCAATTACAGTTGCAGGGTCGTTTACCCCGCCAACCTATTTAGTCTTCTGGTCTTGTTTGTTATAAATGCGGTAATTTACAGGCACAGATTTACCTAACAAATCCGTGTAATACAAGGTGATTAACTGAATTCCTTTGACAGCACGATGATGTCTACCTGAGTAATAGTAACCAATTAATTCTGTTATTTTTGGGTCACTATGAGGCTTGTCAATTACTGTATCATCTCCACTTAAAGTGCCTCCCATTAGATTGATGTTTGGCTTTATTTCTTCAAATAAATCCTTGGGTTCATATCGCTCACGTAACAAAAATCTATTGACACTATCATGCGACAAATCTTCCATGATTTCTGCCAAACGGGTGCAGCCTGGATATTTCGATTCTGCCAGCAGAAACAACGTATAAGTATCCAAGTCACATTTAGCGGTTGATGGTCTTGTAATCGCTCTAATTGTCCGAACCCTAAACAAAGACAAGTTAATTATCTGTTTTTAATGCCTCTGGTAACAAGTCATTGGTCACAAGTTAAGGTTGTGACCAATGAACACCGTCTCAATGCCAATGAACAACGTCCGGCGATTGAAGTTATTACTAAATACAGCGATTTACCAGAAGTAGAATGTTTTCCCGGTCAGCTAAATCAAGTATTTATGAATATTTTGGCGAATGCCATTGACTCATTAGATGAGTCAACTGCAAGTCTTAGTTATCAGGAAATAAAATCGAAGTCACTGGAAATTAATGTTAAAACATTTGTTGAAAATAATTACATAAAAATATCAATTCATGATAATGGCAAGGGTATAAGTGAAGAAATTAAACAAAGAATATTTGACCATTTATTTACTACTAAAGCAGTGGGAAAAGGTACAGGTTTAGGATTAGCTATAGCCAAACAAATTGTTGAACAAACTCACGGTGGAAAGTTGTCTTGCTATTCTATCCTCAGTGAAGGTACTGAATTCATTATTGAGATTCCCATGTAAATTTTATCTCTAGCTTACAGATAAAATTGTCTATCTGGGAATACTAGATTGAGAAATCATGAGAATGAACGCAATTATGATGAGCAACCTTGTTAGTATTCCCGGATATAATCTTGCTGAAGAACTCTACAATGGTTCGAGAACACTGGTTTATCGCGCAGTTCGAGAAATTGACTCAGTACCCGTAGTGATAAAACTGCTGAAAAATCCTTATCCCAGCTTTAGCGAACTGTTGTTATTTCGCAATCAATACACCATAGGGAAAAATCTCAACTCACCTCTAATTATTCAAACCTATAGCCTTGAAGCAATAAATAATGGCTATATGTTAGTCATGGAAGACTTTGGCGGAATTTCTCTCAAGGATTATTTCAGTAAAAATCAGAGTGTCACATCTGTTGAGGAATTTTTAGTTATAGCGATCGCACTCTGTAACACCTTAGACTTACTCTACCAAGAGCGGATTATCCATAAAGATATCAAACCCAGCAATATCTTAATTAATACTCAAACTAAACAAGTTAAATTAATTGACTTTAGTATTGCATCTTTACTACCCAGAGAAACCCAAACCCTAGTTAACCCCAATGTGTTAGAAGGGACACTTGCTTATATATCGCCAGAACAAACAGGGAGAATGAATCGCGGGATTGATTATCGCACAGATTTTTATTCTCTGGGTGTGACTTTCTATGAATTACTTACAGGCGAGTTACCGTTCCAGTCTCAGGATGCGATGGAATTGGTACATTCTCACATTGCGAAAACAGCACCATTCATACACGCAATTAATCCAGATATACCCTCAGTTATCTCAGAAATCGTCAAGAAATTGATGGCAAAAAATGCTGAAGATAGGTATCAAAGTGCATTAGGATTGAAATTTGATTTAGAAAAATGTCTAAATCAGTTAAAAGAAACTGGGGAAATTAAAAGCCTTGAGCTTGGACAAAGGGATGTGTGCGATCGCTTCATCATTCCTGATAAACTTTATGGCAGAGAAACAGAAGTCAACACCCTACTAGAAGCATTTGAAAGAGTCAGCCAGGGTGCAACAGAAATGATGCTGGTAGCTGGGTTTTCGGGAATTGGTAAAACGGCGGTTGTGAACGAAGTACATAAACCAATTGTCAGACAACGCGGCTATTTTATTAAAGGTAAATATGACCAATTTCAACGCAATATTCCCTTCAGTGCATTTGTCCAAGCATTCCGTGATTTAATGGGGCAATTACTCTCGGAATCTGATGTAAAATTGCAAACTTGGAAAACTAAGCTTCTGGAA
Protein-coding sequences here:
- a CDS encoding AAA family ATPase gives rise to the protein MVSNLVIIPGYQLTQELYNGSRTLVYRAVRDSDSVPVVIKLLKNPYPSFSELLLFRNQYTIGKNLNSPLIIQTYSLESLHNGYMLVMEDFGGISLKDYFTENQGVTSLEEFLAIAIALCDILNLLYHERIIHKDIKPSNILINPQTKQVKLIDFSIASLLPRETQTLVNPNVLEGTLAYISPEQTGRMNRGIDYRTDFYSLGVTFYELLTGKLPFVSNDAMELVHSHIAKVPTLIHEIHPDIPSVISEVVSKLMAKNAEDRYQSALGLKFDLERCLTQLKETGEIESFEIAQRDVCDRFIIPDKLYGRETEVKTLLEAFERVSQGATEMMLVAGFSGIGKTAVVNEVHKPIVRQRGYFIKGKYDQFQRNIPFSAFVQAFRDLMGQLLTESDVQIQQWRNQILEAVGENGQVIIEVIPELEKIIGQQPPAPELSGTAAENRFNLLFQKFTQVFTTKEHPLVIFLDDLQWADSASLKLMQLLMTDTGHLFIIGAYRDNEVYPAHPLMLTLSEIQKTQATINTITLATLSKVEVNKLVADTLKCPEELVWNFSELIYRKTQGNPFFVTQFLKALHQDGLVKFDFGLGCWQCDIAEVKAQSVTDDVVAFMSLQLQKLPPSTQNILQLAACIGNQFDLATLAIVSSQSEIETAACLWKALQEGLILPIGDVYKFYVGQETQASTPENQQNVNYKFLHDRVQQAAYSLIPDDQKQTTHLQIGRLLQQRLLENEQEERIFDIVGHLNQGLGLITQANDRQTLAQLNFQAGVKAQTATAYTAATEYFQIAIALLESDCWQTQYELALNLYVAAAEASYLNGDFESMEQQAALVLQQAKTIFDKVKIFEIQIAAQTARSQMLEAIAIARDALAEFGIDLPTQADEAKISQALQDLQGQLNGREIESLIDLPMMSEPKAIAAMQLLKILFAPILVGNPSLLPLLSATMVRLSLQFGNHPASTIGYVIYGMVLCAFFNEVEVGYKFGYLAISLHEKFNNQAMKCLVAGIFGGFIQHRQQSLLTTLLTMKEAYTGCMETGNFLYAGYNMQGHAHISLFANVNLDTLSAELPPYSLFLTQVKQDAACILVNSVHQVVENLQETVSQPDNLIGTFYNETLMWPKHQQDNDLVPIAFGYVYKLMLAYLFSNYQNALDYIHQIQPYFMAAAGSVHTGIFHFYAALTHLALLPSQSPTESADILLQMQSHQNILHQWAQQATMNHLHKWYLVEAERHRVLGEKIAATEFYDKAISGAKANEYIQEEALANELAAKFYLDWDKQRIAQEYMIEAYYCYARWGAKAKVADLEKRYPQLFAPILQQSRSPLSTKETIFALGTVTSTSSGTSSSSVSDTLDLKAILKASQTISGEIELDKLLASLLSIIIENAGADKCLLMLLQDNHLLIQGAITQGTKPIVLQSLAIEDRQDIPHKLIYKVKHSQQTVVLLDATADIAFANDPYIIRQQPQSILCSPILHQGKLLGILYLENNFLKGAFTSDRIELLNLLCAQAAISLENAQLYQHSQESKQQLERSLDELNSAQIRLQASGQRLQLLVQQTPLAVIEWDTNFCVTDWNPAAEKIFGYSKQEVLGSSVQLIIPPPIQTQINQVTTDLLLQQGGNYCINENITKDGKTIICAWYNNPLVNADGELIGVASLADDITERKLAEVQIQQKAQELQKALQDLQQAQLQIIQSEKMSALGNLVAGVAHEMNNPLGFIAASLKQAKPTFADIIEHLKIYQATLPDKTEEILDHESEIDLEYTIEDLPKMLDSMTMACDRLKNISTSLRTFSRADREYKVPFNLHEGIDSTILILKHRLKANEQRPAIEVITNYGNLPQVECFPGQLNQVFMNILANAIDALEEWSHGRNFEEIQADPNSIIITTSIVDKFVKISITDNGKGMSEEVKRKIFDHLFTTKAVGKGTGLGLAIAKQIVEETHSGKLICNSVVGEGTEFVMEIPVF